The following proteins are encoded in a genomic region of Candidatus Methylospira mobilis:
- the lptD gene encoding LPS-assembly protein LptD, producing the protein MTRKPFPSSVRLLAVLVRAVVICGLAERQAWAAATGWDCQQDARSQEWVCVAGKQQEAAAEETPSASVYDKGSVAGASTTAVDTVPAVAAPAPRAVPVAEALPLEDKAAISNVPDAMIAQPLIPAFPSAAVQSDPGAVLSAPEAPVVAEGVSKPESVSTSFEPPPVLAAEAAPTPSDTPVAGNAAAVAANSEVLPPLVEPFLSSATAAVSVAPAQPAIAITRMPGNRAPEIKENPANSALKKDEIEVPGWACHADEASQEWLCDLRGADPAGAAHIVTEEGNEPEARWAESKYITDQDELRMSQLLAKLPANPWDLSCKRPRSQFTPASVFIMSQEDSLLRQRSPLEIDADKAEMVEGELSTYSGNALLRRADQNLYADLVSYNGKSANLNALKNVFYLEKGVSFASSTAFMRMDSDQSVLRNAQYFLETVPARGTARVAYMDSKTQQRYENATLTGCPVGNQDWVVHAEKAHIDKEANVGELHNTWMEVGGIPIGWSPYYSFPLDDRRKSGFLTPAVGYNKTNGLGFMLPYYLNLAPNYDATVTLREQTTRGVAGRGQFRYLTEYGVGLVEGEITPYDKNVPSQNQAAIAANGASAVQLPTTRWVFNANNTSQITDKLLSQAQIFRVSDQNYFQDYGNYLTLATATSYARSFGNLTYSDRLGTIGSMSAVGMIDTYQQINNYVQQGALYTVPYSRVPQLIFNTSIPLVNAQGNGFSFQSVSEAVNFVNNSQVSVNGSSTPSAITTGYRLNIRPFVTYNYATPYAYSTSKLALQYTQYELTNEQTWSTTAPSSISRFAPILSIDNGMFFDNDFNVGDSPIRQTLEPRLYYLYIPRINQQNIPIFDTASYDMNYWQLFRDNRFTGVDRLADSNQFTLGLTTRSIDQESGLSLLTLKLGQIYYLENQTVQMNSPGQGQLSVPGQAVYGIATRKYSNLIGELTSQITPDWALKSSMQWDPSPSSPTIVCAPTTNGNYQYPGETSSNPYPGQGKVIPRYQFGLRYNNRRNDLLNISYLYLGNPNCGTQIATNQSDISFRLPLFDNWHLLAEWAYALNYKATAQTYFGFDKETCCWRFSILYWRYLNGTASSVPNSESGQSLAVDCAVPNTAGCPTSTWTIFFNITFKGLTEMDMGIDNFLFQRMPGFRRESEL; encoded by the coding sequence ATGACCCGAAAGCCTTTTCCCTCCAGCGTCAGACTGCTAGCCGTGCTGGTGCGCGCTGTCGTCATATGCGGATTGGCCGAACGGCAAGCTTGGGCGGCCGCTACCGGCTGGGATTGTCAGCAGGATGCGCGCAGTCAGGAGTGGGTGTGTGTTGCGGGCAAACAACAAGAGGCTGCTGCAGAGGAAACCCCTTCCGCCTCAGTGTATGATAAAGGTTCTGTAGCCGGCGCATCCACAACCGCTGTCGATACCGTTCCTGCTGTTGCGGCGCCCGCGCCGCGGGCTGTCCCGGTAGCTGAAGCGTTGCCGCTGGAGGACAAGGCTGCAATATCGAACGTACCCGATGCGATGATAGCCCAACCGCTCATCCCCGCGTTTCCCTCTGCAGCGGTTCAGTCTGATCCGGGCGCGGTTTTGTCGGCGCCGGAAGCGCCTGTCGTAGCGGAAGGCGTCTCCAAGCCTGAGTCTGTGTCTACTTCTTTCGAGCCGCCTCCCGTTTTAGCTGCAGAGGCTGCGCCAACGCCCTCGGATACGCCTGTAGCCGGAAATGCTGCGGCAGTCGCGGCCAATTCCGAGGTCTTGCCGCCGTTAGTAGAGCCTTTTCTTTCGTCAGCAACCGCCGCGGTATCCGTAGCGCCCGCGCAGCCTGCCATTGCCATAACGCGCATGCCGGGCAATCGTGCGCCCGAGATTAAAGAAAACCCTGCCAATTCCGCACTGAAGAAAGATGAAATAGAAGTGCCGGGCTGGGCGTGTCATGCCGATGAAGCGAGCCAGGAGTGGCTCTGCGACTTGCGCGGCGCCGATCCGGCAGGGGCTGCGCATATCGTGACCGAAGAGGGGAATGAGCCGGAGGCGCGCTGGGCCGAGTCGAAATACATCACCGATCAGGATGAGTTGCGTATGTCGCAGCTTCTTGCCAAATTACCGGCCAATCCATGGGATCTGTCCTGCAAGCGGCCTCGTTCTCAATTTACGCCAGCCAGCGTTTTTATTATGTCGCAGGAAGATAGTTTGCTGCGGCAGCGCTCGCCGTTGGAAATAGACGCGGATAAAGCCGAGATGGTCGAAGGCGAGCTATCCACTTATTCCGGAAATGCTTTGTTGCGTCGCGCAGATCAAAATTTGTACGCGGATTTGGTTAGTTACAACGGTAAAAGCGCCAATCTTAATGCGCTGAAAAATGTTTTTTACCTCGAGAAAGGCGTTTCATTCGCCAGTTCGACCGCTTTTATGCGCATGGATAGCGATCAGTCCGTTTTGCGCAATGCGCAGTATTTTCTGGAAACCGTACCCGCGCGCGGCACGGCCCGCGTGGCGTACATGGACAGCAAGACCCAGCAGCGTTACGAAAACGCAACCTTGACCGGTTGCCCTGTCGGCAATCAGGACTGGGTAGTCCATGCGGAAAAGGCGCATATCGACAAGGAAGCCAATGTGGGTGAACTGCATAATACCTGGATGGAGGTCGGCGGCATTCCTATCGGCTGGTCGCCTTATTACAGTTTTCCGCTGGATGATCGCAGAAAGTCCGGTTTCCTTACGCCGGCGGTAGGCTATAATAAAACGAATGGGTTGGGTTTTATGCTGCCCTATTATTTGAATCTGGCGCCCAATTATGATGCAACGGTTACGCTGCGAGAGCAAACGACGCGTGGTGTCGCCGGACGCGGTCAATTTCGCTATTTGACCGAGTATGGGGTGGGTCTCGTTGAGGGCGAGATAACGCCGTACGATAAGAACGTGCCGTCGCAAAATCAGGCGGCAATAGCCGCCAACGGGGCTTCCGCTGTTCAATTGCCAACGACGCGCTGGGTGTTCAATGCGAATAATACCAGTCAGATCACCGACAAGCTGCTATCTCAGGCGCAGATCTTCCGCGTTTCGGATCAGAATTATTTCCAGGATTACGGCAACTATCTGACGCTGGCGACAGCGACCAGTTATGCGCGCAGTTTCGGTAATCTTACATATTCCGACCGGCTTGGCACGATAGGCAGTATGTCGGCCGTGGGAATGATAGACACCTATCAGCAGATTAACAATTACGTTCAGCAGGGCGCCTTATATACGGTACCGTATTCGCGGGTGCCGCAACTAATATTCAATACCAGCATTCCATTAGTGAATGCGCAGGGGAACGGTTTTTCTTTTCAGAGTGTGTCGGAAGCCGTCAACTTTGTGAACAATTCGCAAGTCTCAGTCAACGGCTCGTCTACCCCAAGCGCCATTACCACGGGCTACAGACTGAACATACGCCCGTTCGTGACTTACAATTACGCTACGCCCTACGCCTACTCAACATCCAAACTCGCGCTGCAATATACCCAGTACGAATTGACGAATGAGCAAACGTGGAGCACTACCGCTCCCTCATCAATCAGCCGATTTGCGCCTATATTGTCGATAGACAACGGCATGTTTTTCGATAATGATTTCAATGTGGGGGATAGCCCGATACGGCAAACATTGGAGCCGCGTTTGTATTATCTCTATATACCGCGTATCAACCAGCAGAACATACCTATCTTCGATACAGCGAGTTATGATATGAACTATTGGCAGTTGTTCCGTGATAATCGATTTACCGGTGTTGACCGCTTGGCGGACTCGAATCAGTTTACTTTGGGGTTGACAACCCGTTCCATAGATCAGGAAAGCGGTTTGAGCCTTTTGACTCTGAAGCTGGGGCAGATTTATTACCTGGAAAATCAGACGGTACAGATGAACAGCCCGGGGCAAGGGCAGCTGTCCGTTCCGGGCCAGGCTGTCTATGGCATAGCCACGCGCAAATATTCCAATCTGATAGGCGAACTTACTTCGCAGATTACTCCCGACTGGGCGCTTAAATCCTCAATGCAATGGGATCCGTCGCCAAGCTCGCCGACGATAGTCTGCGCTCCGACAACCAATGGCAATTACCAGTATCCGGGCGAAACTTCATCCAACCCCTACCCGGGGCAGGGTAAGGTCATACCAAGATACCAATTCGGGTTGCGCTATAATAATCGTCGAAATGATTTGTTAAATATCAGTTATTTATATCTCGGCAATCCGAACTGCGGTACACAGATCGCAACTAACCAAAGCGATATCAGTTTTCGTCTGCCTTTATTCGATAACTGGCATTTGTTGGCAGAATGGGCTTATGCGCTTAATTACAAAGCAACGGCGCAAACTTATTTCGGATTCGACAAGGAAACATGCTGCTGGCGCTTCAGCATATTGTATTGGCGGTATCTGAACGGCACGGCGAGCAGTGTTCCCAACTCGGAATCAGGGCAATCGCTGGCTGTCGATTGCGCCGTTCCCAATACCGCTGGATGCCCTACGTCGACCTGGACGATCTTTTTTAATATTACGTTCAAGGGGTTGACCGAGATGGATATGGGTATAGACAACTTCCTGTTCCAACGCATGCCCGGGTTCCGCAGGGAAAGTGAATTGTAA
- a CDS encoding aminoglycoside phosphotransferase family protein has translation MMADTHDTRLATLRQWLAFTLRRPGDTLLISPASSDASFRRYFRVTDETQNLIAMDAPPSHEDVKPFMHVARLLEKAGVHTPGIHADNIKDGFLLLEDFGSHSYLDLLNESNADALYHDAINALATAQRAIDIEAGDLPPYSKTLLHREMELFVEWFLVELCGLEPDNETRRMLFGAFQQLTGSALEQPRVFVHRDYHSRNLMHTATGNPGVLDFQDAVVGPITYDLVSLLRDCYIAWPQHRIDGWVDAFRQRLHEDALLSNSQCASFTRWFDWMGVQRHLKAVGIFSRLKLRDNKPGYLQDIPRTLNYIREIAGRYQELSGLSLLLENRVLPLLPDILLENQQ, from the coding sequence ATGATGGCAGATACACATGATACCCGACTGGCAACTTTGCGTCAGTGGCTGGCTTTTACCCTACGGCGGCCAGGCGATACGCTCCTTATTTCTCCGGCCTCCAGCGACGCCAGTTTCCGCCGTTATTTTCGCGTAACTGACGAAACGCAAAATCTGATCGCGATGGATGCACCTCCGTCCCATGAGGACGTCAAGCCCTTTATGCACGTCGCGCGACTGCTTGAAAAAGCCGGCGTTCATACTCCCGGTATTCATGCCGACAACATAAAAGACGGATTCCTGCTGCTGGAAGACTTTGGCTCGCACAGTTATCTGGATCTACTGAACGAATCGAATGCCGATGCGCTATACCATGACGCGATAAACGCCCTTGCCACCGCTCAACGCGCCATCGATATTGAGGCCGGCGACTTGCCGCCTTATAGCAAGACCCTCTTGCACAGGGAAATGGAATTGTTTGTCGAATGGTTCCTGGTGGAATTATGCGGGCTGGAACCTGACAACGAAACCCGGCGCATGCTTTTTGGCGCTTTTCAGCAACTGACTGGCAGTGCGCTGGAGCAGCCACGGGTATTCGTTCATCGCGATTACCACTCGCGCAACCTGATGCATACCGCGACTGGCAACCCCGGCGTCCTCGACTTTCAGGATGCAGTGGTCGGACCGATTACCTACGATCTGGTATCGCTGCTGCGCGATTGTTATATCGCCTGGCCTCAACACCGAATAGACGGCTGGGTCGACGCATTCCGGCAGCGGCTCCATGAAGACGCGCTGCTGAGCAACAGCCAATGCGCATCATTTACCCGCTGGTTCGACTGGATGGGCGTGCAAAGACACCTGAAAGCCGTCGGCATTTTTTCCCGTCTCAAACTACGGGACAACAAGCCCGGTTATCTTCAGGACATTCCGCGTACGCTGAACTATATTCGCGAAATCGCGGGCCGTTATCAGGAGTTATCCGGATTGTCTCTATTACTCGAAAACAGGGTACTACCGCTTTTACCCGACATACTACTGGAAAATCAGCAATGA
- the trmB gene encoding tRNA (guanosine(46)-N7)-methyltransferase TrmB — MPELLSNPLEKTRIRSFVRRQGRITQAQQHALETLWPNYGIETLPGIDLGTAFPRPAPLILEIGFGNGESLAQMALAAPEKNFLGIEVHRPGVGHLLIRIEQLGLGNVRICNADALEVMEQHIAEASLSGLQLFFPDPWHKKRHNKRRLVNDKFVALTAQKLMTGGVIHMATDWEDYARQMLDVLQADSTLENMADNGGYSKRPDYRPLTKFERRGQLRGHGVWDILFKRL, encoded by the coding sequence ATGCCGGAACTTCTTTCTAATCCCCTCGAAAAAACCCGAATTCGCAGCTTCGTCAGACGCCAGGGACGCATTACCCAAGCGCAGCAACATGCCCTTGAAACGTTATGGCCGAACTACGGCATAGAAACTTTACCAGGGATCGATCTTGGAACGGCATTTCCCCGCCCCGCTCCGCTGATACTGGAAATCGGCTTCGGCAACGGCGAAAGCCTCGCGCAAATGGCGCTGGCCGCCCCGGAAAAAAACTTTCTCGGCATTGAGGTGCACAGGCCCGGCGTCGGCCACCTGCTGATCAGAATAGAACAACTGGGACTCGGCAACGTCCGGATATGCAATGCCGACGCATTGGAGGTCATGGAACAACATATAGCTGAAGCCAGCCTGTCAGGATTGCAGCTATTCTTTCCCGACCCGTGGCACAAGAAGCGTCATAACAAACGGCGATTGGTGAACGATAAATTCGTTGCCTTAACGGCTCAAAAACTGATGACGGGCGGCGTCATTCATATGGCGACCGACTGGGAGGACTACGCCAGGCAAATGCTGGATGTGCTGCAGGCCGACAGCACTCTGGAAAATATGGCCGATAACGGCGGTTACAGCAAACGGCCTGATTATCGTCCGCTGACAAAATTCGAACGCCGAGGCCAGCTGCGCGGTCACGGCGTGTGGGATATTTTGTTTAAGCGTTTGTAA
- the murU gene encoding N-acetylmuramate alpha-1-phosphate uridylyltransferase MurU, which produces MKAMVLAAGRGERMRPLTDHTPKPLLKAGEYTLIERTVLQLVRNGFHDIVINHAYLGEQIERTLGDGGHYGASIVYSREGDSVLETGGGILKALPLLGNAPFLVVNGDIATDFPFFRLKNAALDLAHLILVDNPSHHPGGDFALHGKTVVETSESRLTFSGVGIYNPDLFSECKPGKFSLAPLLKAAMQNGRVSGEKHEGFWMDIGTPERLDILKNIILHQQ; this is translated from the coding sequence ATGAAGGCCATGGTACTGGCCGCCGGCCGCGGCGAACGCATGCGACCGCTGACCGACCACACGCCCAAGCCGCTGCTCAAAGCAGGCGAATACACATTGATTGAGCGCACAGTGCTGCAACTGGTGCGCAACGGATTTCATGATATCGTGATCAATCACGCCTATCTGGGCGAACAAATCGAACGGACGTTGGGCGACGGCGGACATTACGGCGCATCCATAGTCTATTCACGCGAAGGGGACTCGGTATTGGAAACCGGCGGTGGTATTTTAAAAGCCCTGCCGTTACTGGGCAACGCGCCCTTTCTGGTCGTCAATGGCGATATTGCGACGGATTTCCCTTTTTTCCGGCTCAAAAACGCGGCTCTGGATCTGGCTCACCTGATTCTGGTCGACAACCCCAGCCATCATCCCGGCGGGGATTTCGCTCTGCACGGAAAAACCGTAGTCGAGACATCGGAATCCCGTCTGACCTTTTCCGGCGTCGGCATTTACAACCCGGATTTATTCAGCGAATGCAAACCGGGAAAATTTTCACTGGCCCCGCTGCTGAAAGCCGCCATGCAAAACGGCAGAGTAAGCGGCGAAAAGCACGAGGGATTCTGGATGGACATCGGTACGCCGGAACGGCTGGATATATTGAAAAATATCATCCTCCACCAACAATGA
- a CDS encoding cupin domain-containing protein produces the protein MTDIIVEHAPSEARMAELGVESCATWRKEVSTFERDFDKAETAYILEGEVVITPDKGGNQVSFGAGDLVTFPVGLSCTWAVRKPLFKH, from the coding sequence GTGACCGATATTATCGTAGAACATGCGCCGAGCGAAGCGCGCATGGCCGAATTGGGCGTGGAAAGCTGTGCTACCTGGCGTAAGGAGGTTTCTACCTTCGAGAGGGATTTCGACAAAGCCGAAACGGCTTATATCCTGGAGGGCGAAGTGGTGATCACGCCGGATAAAGGCGGAAATCAGGTCAGTTTCGGCGCGGGCGATCTGGTCACTTTTCCCGTAGGCCTGTCCTGCACCTGGGCGGTGCGCAAACCTTTGTTTAAACATTAA
- a CDS encoding class I SAM-dependent methyltransferase, with amino-acid sequence MHALSLAFDTQRLAEKSEELSSDRQLFKRGKWLIDDLNISEGESVLDIGCGTGLLAEYVADIVGPAGSVTGIDPLPLRIDIARRKIRANLEFQVGNAYDLSEFPENHFDTVYLNAVFHWLGEKEQPLQQIHRVLKAGGHLGLNSGSKDHPFHLEKIRNRVLSKPPYNAFSESLSRFPHLVSVPELVWLLDRNQFSINKVEVQNNIFTLANPEDAIDFSHSSSFANFIGHLPEALRDSAMDEIKQELERLRTAEGIRLEGHRIVAIAAKK; translated from the coding sequence ATGCATGCATTAAGTCTTGCTTTTGATACTCAACGACTGGCGGAAAAAAGCGAAGAGTTAAGCAGCGACCGGCAATTGTTCAAACGCGGCAAATGGCTCATCGACGATTTAAACATAAGCGAGGGTGAAAGCGTACTGGACATAGGCTGCGGCACAGGACTTCTCGCCGAATACGTAGCCGATATCGTCGGCCCTGCCGGTAGCGTTACCGGCATCGACCCGTTGCCGTTACGCATCGACATAGCGCGCCGCAAAATCCGCGCCAACCTCGAATTCCAGGTTGGAAATGCCTACGATTTGAGCGAGTTTCCCGAAAACCATTTCGATACGGTTTACTTAAACGCTGTATTTCACTGGCTCGGAGAAAAGGAACAGCCCTTGCAGCAAATCCACCGCGTACTGAAAGCGGGAGGACACCTGGGATTAAATTCCGGCTCGAAAGATCATCCTTTTCACCTGGAAAAAATCCGCAACAGAGTCCTGTCGAAACCGCCCTATAACGCGTTTTCGGAATCCTTATCGAGATTCCCTCATCTGGTCAGCGTTCCGGAACTGGTTTGGCTGCTGGATCGCAACCAGTTTTCCATTAACAAAGTTGAAGTGCAGAACAACATCTTCACCCTTGCCAATCCCGAAGATGCAATCGATTTCTCTCATTCCAGTTCCTTTGCCAATTTCATCGGCCATTTGCCGGAGGCGCTGCGCGATTCGGCCATGGATGAGATAAAGCAGGAACTCGAGCGGCTCAGAACAGCGGAAGGGATACGCCTCGAAGGCCATCGTATCGTCGCCATCGCCGCAAAAAAATGA
- a CDS encoding IS5 family transposase (programmed frameshift), with the protein MRIKYPSNISKEAFEQIQPILESVRKRTKPRTVDRYETFRAVLYLLKTGCQWRMPPSGFPKWRTLHSYFAKWSEPDSEGISAVERVLKKNQVGEARMKQGRNASTSFLIVDAQSVRNTDSARHKSYGAGKKVSGIKRHSAVDTQGLPHAIAVSTAEVTDRQGALAAFDRCFSSLQQVRSGLVDGGYSGQPFARAVKEKPGATVQAARRNELHTFAVIPQRRAVERSCAWLEKCRGLWKNCECQLNTGLQFVHLAFLALLLKKL; encoded by the exons ATGAGAATAAAATACCCGAGCAATATCAGTAAAGAAGCCTTTGAGCAAATCCAACCGATCCTGGAAAGCGTGCGCAAACGAACGAAACCGCGTACGGTCGATCGGTACGAAACCTTCCGCGCCGTATTGTACTTGTTGAAGACCGGCTGTCAGTGGCGAATGCCGCCCAGCGGCTTTCCGAAATGGCGCACGCTCCATTCGTACTTTGCCAAATGGAGCGAACCTGATTCGGAAGGCATAAGCGCTGTGGAGCGGGTTTTAAA AAAAAATCAGGTTGGAGAGGCCCGCATGAAACAGGGGCGCAACGCCTCGACAAGCTTTTTGATCGTCGATGCGCAGAGCGTCAGGAACACGGATAGCGCGCGGCATAAAAGCTACGGCGCGGGCAAAAAAGTTTCCGGCATCAAGCGGCATAGTGCCGTGGACACGCAGGGTCTGCCGCATGCGATAGCGGTCAGCACGGCGGAAGTAACCGATCGCCAGGGAGCGCTGGCGGCCTTCGATCGATGTTTCTCGAGTCTTCAGCAGGTGCGTAGCGGATTGGTGGATGGCGGTTACAGCGGACAACCGTTTGCCCGGGCGGTTAAAGAGAAACCGGGGGCAACCGTGCAGGCAGCCAGGCGTAACGAGCTACATACCTTTGCGGTGATACCTCAACGCCGGGCGGTTGAACGTTCTTGCGCCTGGTTGGAAAAATGCCGGGGTTTATGGAAAAACTGCGAGTGTCAGCTCAATACCGGCTTGCAGTTTGTCCATTTGGCCTTCCTGGCGTTATTACTGAAAAAATTATGA